From Burkholderia pseudomultivorans, the proteins below share one genomic window:
- a CDS encoding FUSC family protein has product MKPPSAIERSSIEPARWRTWLDPLGDAARDWAASDGLIWLHLAKTVCAALLAMGIAMRLEMSQPRTAMTTVFVLMQPLSGMVFAKSFYRVLGTAAGLVAALALGGLFAQQPELYMAGITLWIGCCIALAVRNRHFRWYGFVLAGYTAALIGLPAVMSPQTLFQSALTRAAEVALGIACSGAVSALVLPLSSAKALMRSLSARHANFAAFAAGALAGDIARGDFERRFADFVDEIVGFEANRAFASFEDPHIRARSRRLARLNSEFMNACTRLHALHQLVKRLRAGRADAVLDALAPHVEALAQRLAALRDERQRGIASTTGALLELRRFHNALPKAARASRREIEAHAAGGLLDFDTAIELMYRFIGEYLGYADTYASLDQDDHAFERSVTHYKVKTNAFFVGFTFLRTIVAVGAMSCFWIASEWPSGSLAVIATAIACALSSTSPRAPKFVAQMAVGAAFATAVGYLYLCYVYPNIDGFPLLCAALAPVLGLGAFLAMRPGMSGYGIGFAVFFCLLAGPDNVIAYTPEVLINNGMAVVVAMLVCALVFAVVFPTHMPWLTGRIAHDLRRQVTLACEDAPEGLAQRFQSSTHDLMAQLRTLLVRRTRQHRDALRWMLATLEVGHAVIDLRDELHAFSETKPPQTLRWTASIDAVLHELPRFFDEPTPTRHARTLKSVNLAIRAAQHALQAWHAVPDARRRMQRIVGCLHFMRSALLDKDAPFNRHRR; this is encoded by the coding sequence ATGAAGCCACCCTCAGCGATCGAGCGATCTTCCATCGAACCGGCCCGATGGAGGACATGGCTCGATCCGCTCGGCGACGCCGCGCGCGACTGGGCCGCGAGCGACGGGCTGATCTGGCTGCACCTCGCGAAAACGGTGTGCGCGGCGCTGCTCGCGATGGGCATCGCGATGCGGCTCGAGATGTCGCAGCCGCGCACCGCGATGACCACCGTGTTCGTGCTGATGCAGCCGCTGTCGGGAATGGTATTCGCGAAGAGCTTCTATCGCGTGCTCGGCACCGCCGCCGGCCTCGTCGCCGCGCTCGCGCTCGGCGGGCTGTTCGCGCAGCAGCCCGAGCTCTACATGGCCGGCATCACGCTCTGGATCGGCTGCTGCATCGCGCTCGCGGTGCGCAACCGCCACTTCCGCTGGTACGGCTTCGTGCTCGCCGGCTATACGGCCGCGCTGATCGGCCTGCCCGCGGTGATGTCGCCGCAGACGCTGTTCCAGTCCGCGCTCACGCGCGCCGCGGAAGTCGCGCTCGGCATCGCGTGTTCGGGCGCGGTCAGCGCGCTGGTCCTGCCGCTCAGTTCCGCGAAGGCGCTGATGCGCTCGCTGAGCGCGCGCCACGCGAATTTCGCGGCCTTCGCGGCCGGCGCGCTCGCGGGCGATATCGCACGCGGCGATTTCGAGCGGCGCTTCGCCGATTTCGTCGACGAGATCGTCGGCTTCGAGGCCAATCGCGCGTTCGCGTCGTTCGAGGATCCGCACATTCGCGCGCGCAGCCGCCGGCTCGCGCGGCTGAACAGCGAATTCATGAACGCATGCACGCGGCTGCATGCGCTGCACCAGCTCGTCAAGCGGCTGCGCGCCGGTCGCGCCGATGCGGTGCTCGACGCGCTCGCGCCGCATGTCGAGGCGCTCGCGCAGCGGCTGGCCGCGCTGCGCGACGAACGGCAGCGCGGCATCGCGTCGACCACCGGCGCACTGCTCGAACTGCGCCGCTTTCACAACGCATTGCCGAAGGCCGCACGGGCGTCGCGGCGCGAGATCGAGGCGCACGCGGCCGGCGGCCTGCTGGACTTCGATACGGCGATCGAGCTGATGTACCGCTTCATCGGCGAATATCTCGGCTATGCCGACACCTACGCGTCGCTCGACCAGGACGACCACGCGTTCGAGCGCTCGGTCACGCACTACAAGGTGAAGACCAACGCATTCTTCGTCGGCTTCACGTTCCTGCGCACGATCGTCGCGGTCGGTGCGATGAGCTGCTTCTGGATCGCGTCGGAATGGCCGAGCGGCTCGCTTGCCGTGATCGCGACCGCGATCGCCTGCGCGCTCAGCTCGACGTCGCCGCGCGCGCCGAAGTTCGTCGCGCAGATGGCCGTCGGCGCGGCGTTCGCGACCGCCGTCGGCTATCTGTACCTGTGCTACGTGTACCCGAACATCGACGGCTTCCCGCTGCTGTGCGCGGCGCTCGCGCCGGTGCTCGGCCTCGGCGCGTTTCTCGCGATGCGGCCGGGCATGTCCGGCTACGGGATCGGCTTCGCGGTGTTCTTCTGCCTGCTCGCGGGCCCCGACAACGTGATCGCGTATACGCCCGAGGTGCTGATCAACAACGGCATGGCGGTGGTCGTCGCGATGCTCGTGTGCGCGCTCGTGTTCGCGGTCGTGTTTCCGACCCACATGCCGTGGCTCACGGGCCGCATCGCGCACGACCTGCGCCGCCAGGTGACGCTCGCCTGCGAAGACGCGCCCGAAGGTCTCGCGCAGCGCTTCCAGTCGAGCACGCACGACCTGATGGCGCAGCTGCGCACGCTGCTGGTGCGGCGCACGCGGCAGCACCGCGACGCGCTGCGCTGGATGCTCGCGACGCTCGAGGTCGGCCATGCGGTGATCGACCTGCGCGACGAACTGCATGCGTTCAGCGAAACGAAACCGCCGCAGACGCTGCGCTGGACGGCATCGATCGATGCCGTGCTGCACGAATTGCCGCGCTTCTTCGACGAGCCGACGCCGACCCGCCACGCGCGCACGCTGAAGTCGGTGAACCTCGCGATCCGTGCCGCACAGCACGCGCTGCAGGCGTGGCACGCGGTGCCCGACGCGCGCCGCCGGATGCAGCGCATCGTCGGCTGCCTGCACTTCATGCGCAGCGCGCTGCTCGACAAGGACGCGCCGTTCAACCGGCATCGTCGCTGA